One genomic segment of Desulfuromonadales bacterium includes these proteins:
- a CDS encoding FixH family protein codes for MTFRTFCLLIALLHGLLILPALAENRATTRFELSAAAGGPAVLEFAAAPLVAMTVIPFRLELKNADGTPLTGAEIRCELTMPSMPMPENRPKITERDGAYVGDMIFTCTRGAWRFTCVVTPPDGGQRTLAFDIPRVQMK; via the coding sequence GTGACCTTTAGAACATTCTGCCTGCTTATCGCTCTGCTTCACGGTCTGCTGATTCTGCCCGCACTGGCGGAGAATCGGGCAACTACCCGCTTCGAGCTGTCGGCAGCGGCCGGCGGACCCGCCGTCCTCGAATTCGCGGCTGCCCCTCTCGTTGCGATGACCGTCATCCCTTTTCGCCTGGAGCTGAAAAATGCCGACGGCACGCCGCTCACCGGAGCCGAAATCCGCTGCGAACTGACCATGCCTTCCATGCCGATGCCCGAGAATCGCCCGAAGATTACCGAGCGTGACGGAGCTTACGTTGGCGACATGATTTTTACCTGCACCCGAGGCGCCTGGCGTTTCACCTGCGTCGTCACCCCGCCAGACGGGGGGCAGCGGACGCTGGCCTTCGATATCCCCAGGGTGCAGATGAAATGA
- a CDS encoding helix-turn-helix transcriptional regulator — translation MTQMLPPTVCLDGAAVRRIREEKKLTQLYVAKVVGVTTDTISRWENNRYPSIKRENALRLAEALEAPVEDILQGGTGICTMAEPALPPRRLIYRALPIFLVLFVLAAVYFFVQRQQAPADSLLAERVLPKFAAPGSSIPVQVRLEAGSEMKGFILREHFPPGWKLIEASPPPSSLDNEEGTARWIVKPGEERRMIAYLVKVDRAAELGREGTFSGEAVANPNGRNTPSPVTGATQLRIGPFQWADLNGDNVIDDSEMLQASDTVDSMKDIHLNWRQLEEIWDAGGYRWDERREQFVPHRIPHPSP, via the coding sequence ATGACACAAATGCTCCCCCCGACGGTCTGTCTTGACGGAGCTGCCGTCCGCCGGATCCGCGAAGAAAAAAAACTGACCCAGCTTTATGTGGCCAAGGTGGTTGGAGTGACCACCGACACCATTTCCCGCTGGGAGAACAACCGCTATCCTTCCATCAAGCGGGAGAACGCGCTGCGTCTTGCCGAAGCGCTGGAGGCTCCCGTCGAGGATATCCTGCAAGGCGGAACCGGTATCTGTACGATGGCGGAGCCAGCCCTTCCGCCCCGCCGTTTGATTTATCGCGCCCTCCCCATTTTTCTGGTCCTTTTCGTCCTGGCGGCAGTCTACTTCTTTGTACAGCGTCAGCAGGCGCCCGCTGATAGTCTGCTGGCCGAGCGGGTGCTCCCCAAATTTGCAGCGCCCGGCAGCAGTATTCCGGTGCAGGTTCGGTTGGAGGCCGGCTCCGAGATGAAGGGATTTATTCTCCGCGAGCACTTTCCGCCCGGCTGGAAGCTGATCGAGGCCAGCCCTCCTCCCTCGAGCCTCGATAATGAGGAGGGTACAGCCCGCTGGATCGTCAAGCCCGGCGAGGAGCGCCGGATGATTGCCTACCTGGTCAAGGTGGATCGTGCTGCTGAGCTGGGCAGGGAGGGGACATTCAGCGGCGAGGCGGTTGCCAATCCCAATGGACGCAACACCCCTTCGCCAGTGACGGGAGCAACGCAACTGCGTATTGGTCCATTTCAATGGGCCGACCTGAATGGCGACAATGTCATCGACGACTCCGAGATGTTGCAGGCTTCAGATACCGTGGACAGCATGAAGGATATCCACCTCAACTGGCGGCAGTTGGAGGAGATATGGGATGCCGGTGGTTATCGCTGGGATGAACGACGGGAGCAGTTTGTCCCGCATCGAATTCCGCATCCCTCTCCTTGA
- the ccoS gene encoding cbb3-type cytochrome oxidase assembly protein CcoS: MLTSTVILILLSLFLGTGVWLVFVWAVKKGEFDDIEGPKHRMLDDDEDHPCIRQEGQDATSEEKYRDL; encoded by the coding sequence ATGCTCACATCGACCGTCATTCTCATCCTGCTTTCCCTGTTTCTCGGCACCGGCGTCTGGCTGGTCTTTGTCTGGGCCGTAAAGAAAGGGGAGTTCGACGACATCGAAGGGCCGAAGCACCGGATGCTCGATGATGATGAAGATCATCCATGCATCAGGCAGGAGGGCCAGGATGCAACCAGCGAGGAGAAATACCGTGACCTTTAG
- a CDS encoding sulfite exporter TauE/SafE family protein: MTDPLFSMALFTGLLGSGHCLGMCGGLVAAFSLPLSGDRQRGGLPFHLLYNTGRITTYTLIGLAVGWLGSAIAYAEAFATFARIILLCSDLFIILIGLGSAGIFRSFNLLSLECASPVRVLTVAVRGLRRLPPAVAALPLGLLFGFIPCGFLYAVAITAAQSAAPLQGAQIMLAFGLGTAPALLLFGTAAHWLGARARHWMLLGAGVMVALMGAWNLFRHLQMMGVW; encoded by the coding sequence ATGACCGATCCCCTCTTTTCCATGGCACTGTTCACCGGCCTGCTTGGCTCGGGACACTGTCTCGGCATGTGCGGCGGTCTCGTTGCTGCCTTCTCCCTCCCCCTCTCCGGCGACCGACAGCGGGGCGGACTCCCATTCCACCTGCTCTACAATACAGGCCGGATCACCACCTACACCCTGATCGGCCTTGCGGTCGGCTGGCTCGGCTCGGCCATTGCGTACGCCGAGGCCTTTGCCACTTTCGCTCGAATTATTCTCCTCTGCTCCGATCTTTTCATTATTCTGATCGGCCTCGGCAGCGCCGGCATCTTCCGGAGCTTCAATCTCCTGAGCCTCGAATGCGCCAGCCCCGTCCGTGTCCTGACCGTCGCCGTACGCGGCCTGCGCCGCCTCCCGCCGGCGGTCGCCGCACTCCCGCTTGGGCTGCTCTTCGGCTTTATTCCCTGCGGCTTTCTTTACGCCGTGGCGATTACCGCTGCCCAAAGCGCCGCTCCTTTGCAGGGAGCGCAGATCATGCTCGCCTTCGGGCTCGGAACCGCCCCCGCGCTCCTGCTGTTCGGGACGGCGGCACACTGGCTGGGGGCCAGAGCCCGCCACTGGATGCTCCTCGGCGCTGGTGTCATGGTTGCCCTGATGGGCGCCTGGAACTTATTCCGGCACCTGCAGATGATGGGGGTATGGTAA